AAAAGAATCTATTTCCTCCATGGTGTTATAAAAAGTCAAAGATGCCCTAATACTACCTTCAACTTTATAATGGTCCCAAACAGGGTGCGTGCAATGGTGACCGGTACGCACTGCGATACTCATTTTATCTAAAATTATTCCAATATCATAGGGAGGAATGTTGTCCAATAAAAAAGAAAAAATACAAGTTTTGTTTCCGGCGGTACCATATAATTTCAGTCCATTTAAGGCGGTGAGTTTAGCCGTCCCATAATCCAACAGTTTTTTCTCATAATCTTGTATATTATCTAATCCTATGCCTGTCAGATAATCTAATGCTACACCTAATCCAATAGCTCCAATATAATTAGGAGTGCCAGCTTCAAATTTAGCCGGTAATTCAGCGTAGGTGGTCTTTTCAAATGTTACGCGGTCAATCATATCTCCTCCGCCCTGGTATGGAGGCATTTCATTTAACCAGCGTTCTTTTCCATATAAAACTCCTATTCCCGTAGGCCCGTATATTTTATGCCCTGAAAAAACATAAAAATCGCAATCTAAATCCTGAACATCAACGTTTTGATGTTGAATTGCCTGAGCTCCATCTATTAAAACAGGAATGTTATTTTCATGGGCAATAGCCGTAATTTCTTTAACCGGATTAATAGTACCAAGGGAATTTGAAATATGAACAACAGCTACTAATTTTGTTCTGGAATTAATCAATTTTTTATATTCATCCAGTAATAATTCACCTTTATCATTGAAAGGAATCACTCTTAGTTTAGCGCCTTTTCGCTGGCAGATTATCTGCCAAGGAACAATATTACTATGATGCTCCATTTCAGATACAATAATCTCATCATTTTCTTTTATATATGCTT
Above is a genomic segment from Candidatus Nealsonbacteria bacterium containing:
- a CDS encoding cysteine desulfurase; protein product: MEEIKNTNKISVFDVVKIRDDFPVLNREVYGKPLIYFDNGATTQKPKVVIDTMNKLLSEDNSNIHRGVHYLSDQMTEMYESARGKIKDYLNAKNNHEIIFTKGVTDSINTVAYSFGEAYIKENDEIIVSEMEHHSNIVPWQIICQRKGAKLRVIPFNDKGELLLDEYKKLINSRTKLVAVVHISNSLGTINPVKEITAIAHENNIPVLIDGAQAIQHQNVDVQDLDCDFYVFSGHKIYGPTGIGVLYGKERWLNEMPPYQGGGDMIDRVTFEKTTYAELPAKFEAGTPNYIGAIGLGVALDYLTGIGLDNIQDYEKKLLDYGTAKLTALNGLKLYGTAGNKTCIFSFLLDNIPPYDIGIILDKMSIAVRTGHHCTHPVWDHYKVEGSIRASLTFYNTMEEIDSFCEALKKIQKMFEQ